Part of the Hemiscyllium ocellatum isolate sHemOce1 chromosome 30, sHemOce1.pat.X.cur, whole genome shotgun sequence genome is shown below.
TTGGTAAAAACAAAGGCTTTTTGGCAACAGGTGGGGGAATTCTGCTGGGTTTTTTTGGTGCAGAAATGGTTTCTGAGAATGCTTTACTCTGTGCATCTGTCGAACCTTTGGATTCGCTCTTTGAGGCTATTCGTTCAGAGACAGAGTTGAGCTCAGCCACAAAGTTCCTCTTCACTTCAGCTTCTGCCTCTGGGGAGCGAGGACTTTCAAAGATCAGCTTCTTGGGACTTACATTTTTAGAAAGAATGAAGCTCGCCGTTGAGGCAGGTGATTTCTGCGGAGCCCCATCATCAGGGGGTTTAAATGTACTCTGTCCGTGAACTTCACCAGCTGTCGGTTTCTTTCCAGAGTGAGAACTGTTAGGTTTGATTGAAGATTCCGAATCGGACGAGGATGATAAGCGGTGTGTTAGAGACCTGCGAGCAGGCTTGCTTGGTGCAGTCACGTTAGTTTTGGCAGGTGGTTTCAAATCAGGTTGGATTTTGGTTACTGGATGCTGACTGTCCAGCCCTCCAGGCATGTACGTGTTCATCTGCACAGAGCGTAACCGTACCATCTGTAAGAGAGATGGTGTGACAACTGGTTTCCCACCTTGATCGCTGCCATTTTGATTAGGTGAAGACTGAACATTCAATTTATTTTCAGTATCCTGACTGGACATCTTTGGTTTCGGAGTTATTACTTTTGAAAAGTGAGAATCTGCAGGCGGGGTTCCTGGGAGAACAAGGGGCTTCTGCTGAAGCTGGTTTGACATTGATACGGCTGCAGGTGAAGCAGAGGGCTTTGGCCCAGATGTCTGGTTGGTTTCTGTAGgaagtggaggtggaggtggaggaggttgCGATGAAGGTTCTAAAGTTGCAGGCCCCGGGATCGTGTTCTCCAAAGATTTGTCAAGGGGtattggagggggaggggttggagaCACTGACTGTAAATCTTGCGCAGAAATTCTCTTCTCTTGCACGGAGATTGTCAGGAGGGAAGGAGGCGGGGGGGGTGGAAACAGGAAGTCAGCCTCCTGCCCATCCTGATGGGTAACATTAGCATTCTCAGGCGTTGACAATGGCTCGGTTGAGGGTGGAAAGGCAGACAGGGtcaaaggaggaggaggaggaggccaaTCAAATCCTGACAGCCTTTTGGGCTCTAAAATAGAGGAGGAAGATGGGGGTGAGGATGTCCCAGTTGTTGTTCCTTtctttggtggtggtggagggtgatggGATGGCGGGGGTGACGGTGGGGGTGAAAGGCGCTCTGTTGCGACTGGAATGATTTTCTGTTGTCCAGTAGGAGGTGCTGATGAGATGGATGTGTCCACAGGGTTAGATGAAGCATGCACAGCTTCAGAGGCTGAAGGAAGGACAGCCACAGGAAACATCCCAGTGACTGGAGGGGCCTGAGCAGCTGTGGCCACAGTGACCGGTGGGGCTTGATTGGATACCGATGTCGTAATCAATGAGGGCATGGTTGCAGTGATCAGCACAGCCTGATTGGACACTGCCGTGGTGACCGGTGAAGCCTGAGTAGACATTGCCGTGGTGACTGGTGAAGCCTGAGTGGATATTGCCGTGGTGACCGGTGAAGCCTGAGTGGACATTGGCGTGGTGACCGGTGAAGCCTGATTAGGTGTTGCCGTGGTGACCGGCGGAGCCTGAGTGGATGCTGCCACGGTGCCAGGTGAAGCCTGATTAGATGTTACCACGGTGACGTGTGGAGCCTGATTGGATGTTGTCGTGGTGACCGGCGGAGCCTGATTGGATGTTGTCGTGGTGACCAGCGGAGCCTGATTGGATGTTGTCTTGGTAAGAGGTGGAGCACGGGCAGCTGCAGGGAAGAGGAAGGAAGGTTTCCGTGTGGGAGGTGATGGTGCTGGTCCTGCTGGAGGTGGAGGGATCGATGCAGGTCCCCAGGAGTATAACAGAGATGGTGCCAATTTTGCAATTTTTacagtgggtgggggtggagcaggTGACGATGGTGGAGGAGGGATTGAAAAGAGGTCAACCCGTTCAGAAATGGAGGATGGTATCGATGCTGAAGAGGAGGAGAGTGACTCTTCTGGAGAAAGCAGAGAATTGGATCTCTCAGGTTTGGATATTCCTGcaggaagggagggagatgtgGAATCCTTGCCCATAGTGGGAGTCCCGCTCTGACTGGAGTATCCACTCGATGGTGACATGGTTCGCTCAGATTTGTTGGGCGAGTTTATACTTCCCGGAGGAATGCTACTCTTTCCTTTTGACATTTCTTCTATCTGGCTTTCAGCTGTCACTGAGGTATGATGAGCTGGAGTGTTAGCAGCAGCGAAGGGAGAATCCACACAGTGTTCAGGTTTGATGCGATTGATTTCACTGAGTGCTGGTGAAAACACATCATCTTCCTCAGGTGACGCACAACTTTCACCTTTAAGTTTGGAGTTCAGCTCCTCCTCCTTCTGCTGTAAGGAATGGATTCTTCTCGGAGGAACTGGTGCCTTTTTCATTTTCCTAACAGACAGGCTTCTTGAGATCGATCGCTCACTTGTTACACTCTGTGTGTCCGAAGCATCAACAATACTACTGGTGCTTTCTGCAGGAGATAGTGGTTGGTTGTCAAAACCATTACTTTTCAGTTCATCAGTTTGATAGTTCGAGGTATTGTGTGCAGGGGCATCCTCAGTGGTTTCGGAAACATTCTGTGCAGAACATGCATTAACCCACCTACTGGTATCTGCACGGAAATCTGGAACAGAATTAGTTAGATTGTGTTCATCGCTCGATTTCTCTCTGACCTTTTCCGCAGAATGATTCCGGACATTTCCCTGTGACGAGATAGTGGAATTGTTTGACACTATGGTTTCTGAAGATTGAGATTGGCTCCACGCATCACTCGAAGCATAATCCCTGCCATCATAATTCTGCAGGGAGATGGATCGGGAACAGGCAGGAGATGGGGCGAATATTAAGCTGTC
Proteins encoded:
- the LOC132829841 gene encoding uncharacterized protein KIAA1522-like isoform X2; its protein translation is MGNVHHTKKVQGAKGRPLWHFALRRPNKKKIVASEVDDESKWAVHYKPAQYEHQQENVFIPSTRPPHIEDLHKEAELGLKSLQEQGNLAGCSQQQIGNGCGYAEDTSQHDGDDVSHGEKSGSCAPNDEVWAKTRSLPPPTPDEIRKDSLSPRSGVIPTGTTFKPPQKLQSSFKGPKLKEKRIRRTTIMGLPQHVQQELGFGKGSHVSIRAVKVPGDDSAGIVSESRGEGNHCFNIVPHSRARGSLRSVTFTDSSQGATESISTLEIHDQQNWGLIDFSQRPKSLAVPKSTPSSELQNPVMSMSPQATYLSKIIPNAILPSAVDVVMINTSQNCLRTVSRDSLIFAPSPACSRSISLQNYDGRDYASSDAWSQSQSSETIVSNNSTISSQGNVRNHSAEKVREKSSDEHNLTNSVPDFRADTSRWVNACSAQNVSETTEDAPAHNTSNYQTDELKSNGFDNQPLSPAESTSSIVDASDTQSVTSERSISRSLSVRKMKKAPVPPRRIHSLQQKEEELNSKLKGESCASPEEDDVFSPALSEINRIKPEHCVDSPFAAANTPAHHTSVTAESQIEEMSKGKSSIPPGSINSPNKSERTMSPSSGYSSQSGTPTMGKDSTSPSLPAGISKPERSNSLLSPEESLSSSSASIPSSISERVDLFSIPPPPSSPAPPPPTVKIAKLAPSLLYSWGPASIPPPPAGPAPSPPTRKPSFLFPAAARAPPLTKTTSNQAPLVTTTTSNQAPPVTTTTSNQAPHVTVVTSNQASPGTVAASTQAPPVTTATPNQASPVTTPMSTQASPVTTAISTQASPVTTAMSTQASPVTTAVSNQAVLITATMPSLITTSVSNQAPPVTVATAAQAPPVTGMFPVAVLPSASEAVHASSNPVDTSISSAPPTGQQKIIPVATERLSPPPSPPPSHHPPPPPKKGTTTGTSSPPSSSSILEPKRLSGFDWPPPPPPLTLSAFPPSTEPLSTPENANVTHQDGQEADFLFPPPPPPSLLTISVQEKRISAQDLQSVSPTPPPPIPLDKSLENTIPGPATLEPSSQPPPPPPPLPTETNQTSGPKPSASPAAVSMSNQLQQKPLVLPGTPPADSHFSKVITPKPKMSSQDTENKLNVQSSPNQNGSDQGGKPVVTPSLLQMVRLRSVQMNTYMPGGLDSQHPVTKIQPDLKPPAKTNVTAPSKPARRSLTHRLSSSSDSESSIKPNSSHSGKKPTAGEVHGQSTFKPPDDGAPQKSPASTASFILSKNVSPKKLIFESPRSPEAEAEVKRNFVAELNSVSERIASKSESKGSTDAQSKAFSETISAPKKPSRIPPPVAKKPLFLPNAHRPHIASSNATETPPAQEMSGAHETTSDTKDEKGKLEAGNGQLALQE
- the LOC132829841 gene encoding uncharacterized protein KIAA1522-like isoform X1, with the translated sequence MDDPSESEAAIQRKRKSKPGSLRRALSWLRLSGRKKKKSKSEGDKAGAKLRRDSQSSVASEVDDESKWAVHYKPAQYEHQQENVFIPSTRPPHIEDLHKEAELGLKSLQEQGNLAGCSQQQIGNGCGYAEDTSQHDGDDVSHGEKSGSCAPNDEVWAKTRSLPPPTPDEIRKDSLSPRSGVIPTGTTFKPPQKLQSSFKGPKLKEKRIRRTTIMGLPQHVQQELGFGKGSHVSIRAVKVPGDDSAGIVSESRGEGNHCFNIVPHSRARGSLRSVTFTDSSQGATESISTLEIHDQQNWGLIDFSQRPKSLAVPKSTPSSELQNPVMSMSPQATYLSKIIPNAILPSAVDVVMINTSQNCLRTVSRDSLIFAPSPACSRSISLQNYDGRDYASSDAWSQSQSSETIVSNNSTISSQGNVRNHSAEKVREKSSDEHNLTNSVPDFRADTSRWVNACSAQNVSETTEDAPAHNTSNYQTDELKSNGFDNQPLSPAESTSSIVDASDTQSVTSERSISRSLSVRKMKKAPVPPRRIHSLQQKEEELNSKLKGESCASPEEDDVFSPALSEINRIKPEHCVDSPFAAANTPAHHTSVTAESQIEEMSKGKSSIPPGSINSPNKSERTMSPSSGYSSQSGTPTMGKDSTSPSLPAGISKPERSNSLLSPEESLSSSSASIPSSISERVDLFSIPPPPSSPAPPPPTVKIAKLAPSLLYSWGPASIPPPPAGPAPSPPTRKPSFLFPAAARAPPLTKTTSNQAPLVTTTTSNQAPPVTTTTSNQAPHVTVVTSNQASPGTVAASTQAPPVTTATPNQASPVTTPMSTQASPVTTAISTQASPVTTAMSTQASPVTTAVSNQAVLITATMPSLITTSVSNQAPPVTVATAAQAPPVTGMFPVAVLPSASEAVHASSNPVDTSISSAPPTGQQKIIPVATERLSPPPSPPPSHHPPPPPKKGTTTGTSSPPSSSSILEPKRLSGFDWPPPPPPLTLSAFPPSTEPLSTPENANVTHQDGQEADFLFPPPPPPSLLTISVQEKRISAQDLQSVSPTPPPPIPLDKSLENTIPGPATLEPSSQPPPPPPPLPTETNQTSGPKPSASPAAVSMSNQLQQKPLVLPGTPPADSHFSKVITPKPKMSSQDTENKLNVQSSPNQNGSDQGGKPVVTPSLLQMVRLRSVQMNTYMPGGLDSQHPVTKIQPDLKPPAKTNVTAPSKPARRSLTHRLSSSSDSESSIKPNSSHSGKKPTAGEVHGQSTFKPPDDGAPQKSPASTASFILSKNVSPKKLIFESPRSPEAEAEVKRNFVAELNSVSERIASKSESKGSTDAQSKAFSETISAPKKPSRIPPPVAKKPLFLPNAHRPHIASSNATETPPAQEMSGAHETTSDTKDEKGKLEAGNGQLALQE